The Synechococcus sp. RS9916 DNA segment CCTCCTGATTTCGAACGTTGCGTTACTGGAATTGGCTTTTGGGCATTGACCTGCGATAAGTACACCGCTATCAACAAAGTAATTCCTCTTTGATTCCATGCTGACCGGAAGCGAACTGCTCGCCAAAGTGAAGGATCTTGGCGATGTCTCCAAGACCGATCTTGCGACTGCCTGCGGCTATGTCTCGGAAAAGAAAGATGGTAGTCAGAGGGTGAATTTCACCGCTTTCTACGAAGCTCTGCTGAACGCCAAGGGCATCGACCTCGGAACGGGCAGTGCTGGTGTTGGTAAGGGGGGACGTAAACTCAGCTACATCGCCAAGGTTCAAGGCAACGGCAACCTTCTGATTGGCAAGGCTTACACCGCAATGCTCGATCTCCAGCCTGGTGACGAGTTCGACATCAAGCTTGGTCGCAAGCAAATCCGGTTGATCCCCGTTGGTGGCAGTGAAGAGGACGAGTGAGTTACACCATTGAATGGAAGGACCAAGGGGTGCCACCGAGCAGGCGCCCCTTTTTCTTGACTCGCCGTGTCTCAGTCAGGAGGAGGTGATATGTACGGATTGCCAATGCCCTCTGTCGGAGTCTCATCCATCGCGAAAGGGACTCCTCCCTTGTTGACGAATTTCCGTCCACTGTCATCCAATGGAATTTTCTTCTCTTCTTTGAAGTGGTGGTCGTTAGGCAAACCGGTTTCGTATCCGCCGCTGACCTCCTTCAATTCATCAAAGGAGAGCTCTTTGTCCTTGTCTGTCTCTCCAGCCATCGGGAACTCCAGGACTGCCTCAGTTCTAAGCGCTTTTCACGTCGGTAGGCCAGAGTCTTCAATCCGTTTCCACGGCTATGTCACCTGTTTATAAGCCCCCAGGCTCGTTGCACTTCGATCAGCGGCTGATCAGCAATGGTGAAGTAATCGATCGCCAATAAATCTTGCCGGCATGCGCGGCCCCTTTTCAGAGCATTAACAACCCTTTCACACATGCCAGGGGCCGAAATCTGATGAGGATGACTTCCGGTTACAACACTGTCGAATAGACCGCCTTCGTACATCGCCATCACGCCAAGGAACCATAGTGTTGCTCCAGTGACGGAGCTGCTGGCGGCGCCAAACGCTGCGTTTTCCACCTCGCCGATCATGTCGACGTCATAGTTGCCAAGCACGTGGAGCCAGTCGTGATGTGCGAGAGCCGCATTGGCACCACCGAGTTCTCCAGGCGTCGTAAAGCCATGGCGTTGATAGTGCTGCCACACCGCTGCGCCAAGCGTGTCGTCCGGGAGTTCCGCTAACGAGCGCCATTGGGCAGCGAGCTCCGGGTCGGGCTCCATGGTGAAGGTCCAGGATTGTGGGCCATGGGCCTTCAGTAGTTGATCAAAGCCTTTCTGGCGTTGATCCTCTTCTCCCATCCAAAACAGACGGTAAAAATCACTTTGCGCTTGTTGCCGCGCTTGTAATGCCACATCGCGCGCCAGCACCAAGGAACGATCGTGAACCTTGAGTTCGCTGGCCCAGTGCTCCACCGAGGCTTCCAATCGTGAAGGCACCGGATTCAGCATCATCTCCGCCAGCACCATCAGTTCGATCAGTTCCAGGCGCTGCAGTGGATCGGGAAAACTCTGTGCAGCCTCTTGAACGTTGATGCCATTGATGGCTTTGAAATCAATGTCAACGCCAATGAGCTCACGAAAAAGTAGCCCTAAGAATCGGGGCTGGAAGTCGGATCCCCAGGAATCACCAATGCGGCAAGCTCCCACTACAGCGGCCGCTACATCTGGAGCCTGAGTGATGGTGGTGTGGGCAAGAAACATGGGGTTTGGCCTCAAGGGGCAACCTGGGTAGGCCTCGCTGGGGCTTCCTCCTCTTTAGTCACCAAAGCACGAACTATTTCGCTGGTTACTAAAGCAATGGATTCGTTGCTGGCAACCGCAGGAGGGGGCAACAAAGCCTTTTTATTTTTCCCTCGGCCCAACATGAAGAACAGGACTACTTCAGGTCTAAACCCTATGTCGGATCTGATGGCCTAGCTTTATCCCTCCATTCTTTGAAACCTTGGGTGCGCCCTTCGTGGACCTCGTTTCGAATTTGTTGTTGAAGCGGAATAACTTTGATTGTTTCCCGGGGGGACATTGATGTCACGTCAAAGCGAAACAGGTCTTTCCACTACAAAAAGACGGACCAGTGACAGGATTGAAAACATCTTGGTCGTAACAGCAAGTGTGGGAGGAATCACGGCTCCTGCTCCCATAGTTGTGAAGCCGCATATCGCCAAGCGATCAAAGTGCTTAGGCCTGCTCCAAAGGTAAGAATGACTACCAAAGCTTGAGTTGTCGTCATTGAAAGGTTTTCAAGAGCCACTTTTCTAAGGCAGCGGAGCCCTCTGGCGCTCTTGTTACCAAATCAGGTGATTCAGAGCTCCGTTGCCGGCCAAAGTCAGTGGCAGAACCCTTGTGTTATTGATGCCACCATTCCCGGTCCATTGGCTGTAGTCACTTGGCTTGGTATCAGCAATCACTTGGGTTGTGGCTCCTGCTCGCTTTGGGTTGCTGAGATTTTGCTTCCCTGCACTCTTGGTATCCGAAGACTTGATGCATTTCACATGTTATATCATTTTGTTGATCAAGGCGCAGTCTTTTACTGCCTTTTGTTGTGAGCCATGCAGTTACGCTGTTGTGCTATGCAGGCAAGTACCTCATTGGTGGCTAAAATGAATCATTGCTCGATGGGTGAACGCCCGTCAACTTGAACCAGGACGCTTTCGTCCATAAACCTCACATCAAATGATTGATCTTGGTTTTCATACACTTCGCCTGGCGCTAGTCGAATCAAGTGGCACTGTATTTTGAGTTCAACCATTGCGATGTTGTTTCGATCATTTTGTTTGACAGCAACTTGTGAAATCTTGCCGGTGGGTAGTTCGCGGGCCACTCTCCACCGAAAAATTGAGGTATTACCTACGTGATCTGCCCATTGGTCAGACCCTTGGGGAGCCCTTGGTATTGGCTCAATTGACAATCCGAACTCATCGTCGTCTTGGTAAGTGGATATTCGTAACCATTGATTGTCCACATGTGCAAACAATGAAAGCAGCTGCAGCATTGGCACTGATTTGTGGTGCCAGATGAGGGCTTCGGGTGTTGAGGCTTCGTTTAGTGCCATTTCTATGGCTTGCCATTCCTCGACATTGGAATTCAGAAGCTGTTCAAAGTTAACGCGTTGAAAATGAGTCCATTCAGTCACGAATCTTGTGCGGTCTACTGGCTCAAGGTTACTCCTTTGTTTTTTGTTGTTGGCTTTGGTAGGTCATAAGTTACAGATGGGTTGATTCACATGGTTGGAAAGAGCCGTTTTGAATGATTAGCCGGGTTTGATGAAGCATCGATATTTCTCTGTTACTTCTCAGCTTTGTGGCGACATTCGTGCATTGGCATTGATCTCGTTATTCGCAAGTAGTTCGACATTGGTGAATTCCTTTATCTCTTCGATCTCAAGATCAAGTGTGGGGCGAATATTTCATCAAGCTCTTGCGTGATTTGATTGTTCCCGCAACTCGGTGCCTCTGTGTGGGGGGAGGCTCAGCCGCCAGCGCGTTGGCGAACACCACAGGAAACTCTCATCGCACTCTCTCCTTGAGATACAGCTGGCGTGAGGCCTCCAAAGCAATGCTGAATAGGTCCCAGGCAGTGCCAATCCCCATGGTCATGACAACACCTTTGGCAACAGTTGTTCATTTTGCATCTTCGGTGATGTCAGACGAGCAACTCAAAGCTTTTCTTGACAAGGCCCAAGTCGATGCACGCCTTCGGCAGAAGCTCCAATTAGCGAGCGATGCGGATGCTGTGATCGCACTTGCTGTCGAAGCGGGCTTTGCGACTTCACTTGAACAGCTCAACAGGCCTCATTCAGTCCGTACGGAGCTTCCAGATGACTTGCTGGAAGGTGTTGCTGCTGGTGTCTCACGCGATCGTTGGCAACCCGGGTTCTAGCGAGAGAGTGCACGCTAAGAAACGGCAGTGGATCCTTTCAGCAATCCCCTTTCTCTAATACCAGGGTTGACTGATGCGCGACTGGTTTGCTTCCTCTTGGCTAAGACAATGGCCTCACTGCTTCCATTGGGTTGCAGTGCCAAGCAGCTGTGAGATAGACCCATGAATGAAAGGATCCGGAGACCGCCCATGCGGGTGGTCTCTTTTATTGGAGCCTGTTTGCCAGTTGCGTAGGGCAGTCGGTCGACATCTTTCTTTCCTTGATTAGGAGTGATTCAGCAACCGCATTAGTTCCCACGCGCCGGCAATGATGGCTCCGTTCAGCAAAAGGAAGCCAACAACGACTTTGAATTGTTGATCCATGCGGAGATGCTGGCGAACCAGGCAGTCCAGCCGTGAGCTCAAATCTGCTGTGATGTGGAAGGTCTTACCTCAGGTTCAGGCCATGTGAACCCCCTCTCCGGAGCAAGGTTCTTTGGTCAGCTCGAAAGGTGGACCTTCCTATGACGATGACCATTGCCCCAGTGATGAGCGTGGGTATAAAGCGCTCGGCACAGACAAGAAGACCGCCCCCTAGGGGACGGTCGATGCCTAAGTAATCCCCATCACCCGGCCCTTGTCTGTGCCACCAAATGTGGAACATGTCCAAGAGGATACATGCGCCATCAGTTGCGTGGTGTAGGTAAAGATGCTCTTCAGGGTTGAGTGAACTTTTAGACCAAAGCTGTGACCAAATGTGGTTTAAGTGTGAAGACCCTGCATTTAGTGTTGGCCAGGTGTAGTTTGTGCTCCCCCATCACCCGGCCTGCCCTTGAGGCAGGCTTTTTTGTTGGTCAACACCATGGGTAGTGGTTTTCAGGCGTGTGTGCTGATTGCCTTGTTTTGATGCTCTGCTTCAACCAAACGTTCGTGCCGTCAAATATTCAATATCAATCTGGGCGCAGGCACAAAAAAACCACCCCCTGCAACAGGAGGTGGAAATTGGTTCAATATTGATGCGTGGGCCGAAGGATCAGCTGCGCTTGCTGTCGCGGATGCCCTGGATTGCAGCGGCATAGTCAGGCTGGTTGAACACGCCTGAACCGCTCACGATGGCGTTAGCACCGGCTTCGATCACTTTCCAGGCATTGGCGCCCTTGATGCCGCCGTCCACCTCGATCCAGGGGTCAAGCCCCTTTTCGTCGCACATACGGCGCAGATCACGAATCTTCTGCACCTGGTTCTCGATGAAGCTCTGGCCGCCGAAGCCAGGGTTCACGCTCATGATCAGCACCAGGTCGCACAGCTCAAGGCAGTACTCCAAGGTGTCAATGGGAGTGCTGGGATTCAGCACGGCACCAGCCATTTTCCCGAGGTCCTTGATCTGAGCCAGGTTGCGGTGCAGGTGGGGGCACGCTTCGACCTGAACGGAAATAATGTCGGCGCCGGCCTTGGCGAAGTCGGGGACGTATTTCTCGGGCTCAACGATCATCAGATGCACGTCGAGTGGCTTCTGCGTCACAGGACGCAGAGCTTCGACGATCAGAGGACCAATGGTGATGTTGGGCACGAAGCGGCCGTCCATCACGTCGACGTGAATCCAGTCAGCACCGGCCTGGTCCACCGCTTTAACCTCTTCTCCGAGTCGGGCGAAGTCGGCAGAGAGGATGGATGGAGAGATCACCAGTGGCTTGGTGCTCATGAATGGATCCGCGCGATTGCGGGGCGATTGTAGGAACCGCTGAAGTCGCTGATACAGTTAGCCGCGCTCTTGAGCTGGAAAGCCCTGCTGCATCGGGATCTTCGCCCGTCCCGTGCATCCGTCAGGACAGCTCTCCGTTCGTTGCACCCTTACCCACAGCCGCATTCCCGTGGATCAGACCCTCATTCAGGAAATTCTCGAGATCGTCGAGCAGGCCGCCATCGCTTCCGCTTCGCTCTCCGGCAAAGGCCTGAAAGATGAAGCGGATGCATTGGCTGTCGATGCCATGCGCAAGCGCATGAATCAAATTCAGATGCAGGGCCGCATCGTGATCGGTGAGGGGGAACGTGACGAAGCCCCCATGCTTTACATCGGAGAAGAGGTCGGCACTGGCACTGGCCCTGGCGTTGATTTCGCCGTTGACCCTTGCGAAGGCACCAACCTCTGCGCGTTCAACCAGCGCGGCTCCATGGCTGTCCTCGCCGCTTCCGACCGTGGTGGTCTGTTCAACGCCCCCGACTTCTACATGAAGAAGCTGGCTGCTCCTCCGGCCGCCAAGGGCAAGGTGGACATCCGCAAGTCGGCCACTGAGAACATCAAGATCCTCAGCGAGTGCCTGGGTCTTCCCGTCGACGAGCTGAACATCGTTGTGATGGACCGTGCTCGTCACAAGGATCTGATCGCTGAAATCCGTGCCACCGGTGCTCGCATCCAGCCCATCTCCGATGGTGATGTGCAGGCCGCCATCGCCTGCGGTTTCGCCGGCACCGGAACCCACTGCCTGATGGGCATCGGCGCCGCTCCTGAGGGTGTGATCTCCGCTGCGGCCATGCGTGCTCTTGGCGGCCACTTCCAAGGTCAGCTGGTCTACGACCCTGCCATTGCTCAGACCTCCGAATGGGCTGACATGACCAAAGAGGGCAACCTGGCGCGTCTTGCTGAGATGGGCATCGCCGATCCCGACAAGGTCTATGAAGCTGAGGAGCTGGCCTGCGGCGAGCATGTTTGTTTCGCTGGCAGCGGCATCACCGATGGCCTGCTCTTCAACGGCGTTAAGTTCGAAAAGGACTGCACCCGCACGAGCAGCCTGGTGATCAGCAACCTCGACAACACCTGCCGCTTCACCAACACCGTGCACATCAAGGACGGCGCCCAGAGCATCGCTCTGAGCTGATCGTTAATACCTGGTTGAGAGGAACGTCTCCATGCATATTGCCGTCGTCGGCCTCAGTCATCGCACGGCACCGGTTGAAGTCCGTGAAAAGCTCAGCATCCCTGAGCAATCCATGGAGACCTCTCTCCAGGCCCTCCGTGGCCATGAGCAGGTGCTAGAGGCTTCAATCCTCAGCACCTGTAATCGACTGGAGATCTACACGCTGGTGCGTCATCCCGATTTAGGGATTTCTGCCGTTCGTGATTTCCTCAGCGGTCACTCAGGTCTGGCAACAGATGATCTCTCGCCCCATCTGTTTGCTTTCCATCACCACGAGGCGGTTGATCACCTTCTGAAGGTTTCTGCCGGTCTCGACAGTCTTGTTCTTGGAGAGGGGCAAATCCTTTCCCAGGTCAAGAAGATGATGCGTATTGGGCAAGAGCACAAATCCATTGGTCCGATCCTCAACCGCTTGCTCACGCAGGCTGTGAGCACCGGCAAACGGGTGCGTTCGGAGACCAATCTGAGCACGGGTGCTGTTTCTGTCAGTTCAGCCGCAGTTGAATTGGCTCAATTGAAGCTGGGTCAGTCTCGCGGTCTCGATGAGCTGGTGTCACTGGAGTCTGAGCAGGTGGCGGTGGTTGGTGCCGGCAGGATGAGCCGATTGCTGCTTCAACATCTCCAGGCCAAAGGGTGTTCTGGCGTTGTGTTGCTGAATCGCACCCGTGAGCGGGCTCTCGGATTGGCTGCCGACTTCCCTGGACTTCCGGTGCAGTGCCGCACGCTTGAAGACCTCGATCATTGCCTGAGCACCTGCTCCTTGGTGTTCACGAGTACGGCCGCTGAAGATCCGATCATCGATGCAGCCCGTCTGAATCAACTCAATCGCCGTAGTTCTCTGCGTTTGATTGATATCGGTGTTCCGCGGAACATTGCTGCTGATGTGAAGGGGATATCCGGGGTTGAGGCCCATGATGTGGACGACCTTCAGGAAGTGGTCGCTCGCAATCAGGAAGCCCGCCAAAAGGTGGCACGCGAAGCGCAAGGGCTCCTCGACGAGGAGTCCAGACTGTTTCTGGAATGGTGGGACAGTCTTGAAGCGGTTCCGACCATCAACCGTCTACGGGCTTCTTTGGAGCAAATCCGCACAGAAGAGCTGCAGAAGGCGCTGAGCCGCATGGGCCCTGACTTTTCCGCTCGGGAACGCAAGGTCGTTGAAGCCCTCACCAAGGGCATGCTCAACAAAATCCTGCATACGCCAGTCACCCAGCTGCGGAGCCCCCAGCCCCGTCCGCAACGTCAAGAAGCACTCCGGGTCGTCGAGCGGGTGTTCCAGCTGGAAAGCGACTCCGCAGCCTCCTGAGATCGCTTCTCTTGCAAGCCTCTTGCCTTGTCTATCTCTGAGACTCGACGGTCTTGATTGATCTGGGGGCAAGCGTGGTTTTTCTGGCAAAAAGTCCGTTAGGTTTGCCCCCGTCTCCAGTCTGTAGGGACCGGCATGAAGCGCGTTCTGGCAATCATTCTTGGTGGAGGTGCGGGTACGCGCTTGTATCCACTCACCAAAATGAGGGCCAAGCCAGCTGTGCCTCTCGCTGGCAAATACCGCCTGATTGATATTCCGATTAGCAACTGCATCAACTCCAGCATCACCAAGATGTACGTGTTGACGCAGTTCAACAGCGCTTCTCTTAATCGTCACCTGTCTCAGACCTACGACCTGAGTGCGGGCTTTGGTCAAGGCTTTGTTGAAGTGCTGGCTGCGCAGCAGACTCCTGAGAGTCCTTCCTGGTTTGAAGGCACTGCTGATGCAGTCCGCAAATATCAGTGGCTTTTCCAGGAGTGGGATGTTGATGAGTACCTGATCCTTTCCGGTGACCAGCTTTACCGGATGGATTACAGCTTGTTTGTTGAGCACCACCGCAAATCAGGCGCCGATCTCACGGTCGCCGCGTTGCCTGTGGATCCTCAGCAGGCAGAGGCATTTGGTCTGATGCGCACCGATGAGCATGGAACAATCCAAGAGTTCCGTGAGAAACCCAAGGGTGATTCACTGAAAGAGATGGCGGTGGATACCTCCCGCTTTGGCCTGTCTCCCGAGTCAGCTCAGTCCAAGCCCTACCTGGCTTCGATGGGGATCTATGTGTTTAGCCGCAAGGCGCTTTTTGATCTTCTAAACGATCACCCCACTTACAAGGATTTCGGTAAAGAGGTGATCCCTGAGGCGCTCTCCAAGGGCATGAGCTTGAAGAGCTATGTCTTTGACGACTATTGGGAGGATATCGGAACGATTGGCGCTTTTTATGAGGCCAATCTGGCACTCACCCAGCAGCCCAAGCCTCCCTTCAGCTTCTACGACGAAGATTTCCCGATTTACACCCGTCCCCGTTATCTGCCGCCAAGCAAGGTTGGTGATTCTCAGATTATTGACTCCATCATTGGTGAGGGTTCAATTATCAAATCCTGCAGTGTGAATCACTGCGTGCTTGGGATTCGTAGTCGGATCGAAAACAGCGTTGTTGTGCAGGACTCCCTGGTGATGGGTTCCGACTTCTATGAATCCACGCAGGAGCGAGAGGAATTGCGTCGCAACGGCGGTATCCCTCTGGGTGTTGGTGAGGGCTCCACTGTTAAGCGAGCAATTCTCGATAAAAACACCAGGATCGGCCGCAACGTCACGATCATCAACAAGGACAACGTGGAGGAAGCCGACCGTCCAGAACTCGGTTTTTATATCCGCAATGGCATCGTTGTGGTCTGCAAGAACGCCACCATTCCTGATGGCATGGTGATCTAACCAAGGGGGCTGCGTCTCCTGTTTCTGACAGTCGGTGTTACCGGATGTCCTTTTTGGTTTGCGATGGTCACACTGAGGCCATCGCAAGCCTCCTCTGACGATGTCCAAGGCGCATTTCGGTCTGATCGGCCTCGGCGTGATGGGTGAAAATCTTGTGCTCAATGCTGAGCGCAACGGCTTTTCAAGCGTCGTCTACAACCGCACCTACGCCAAAACAGAAGAGTTCCTCGCTGGAGCCGGAGCAGGTAAAGACATTCAAGGGGCTACCGACCTTCAAGATTTCGTTAACAAGCTCCAGCATCCGCGCCGCATCTTGATGATGGTGAAGGCCGGTGCTCCTGTTGATGCGGTCATCCAGCAAATCTCCCCTTATCTGGAAAAAGGAGATCTGTTGATTGATGGCGGTAACTCTGAATACCACGACACTGAGCGGCGTGTTGCCGAGTTGGAAAGCAAGAGCTTTGGCTTCATCGGCATGGGGGTGTCGGGTGGGGCCAAAGGTGCTCTTGAAGGACCCAGCATGATGCCGGGTGGCACGAAGGCCTCCTACGACGCGATCGAAAGCTTGGTCACCAAAATGGCTGCCCAGGTGGAGGATGGTCCTTGTGTGACCTATATCGGCCCTGGTGGCTCAGGTCACTTCGTCAAGACCGTTCACAACGGCATTGAGTACGGCATCGAGCAGATCCTGGCTGAGGGTTACGACCTGATGAAACGGGTCGGTGGAATGAACGGTACGCAGATGGCCGACGTCTTCAAGCACTGGAACAGTACGGAGGAGTTGGCCTCCTATCTGGTGGAAATCACGGAAGTTTGTCTTCGCACGAAAGATCCTGAGACCGGTTCTGATTTGGTGGAACTCATCCAAGACAAAGCAGGTCAGAAAGGTACCGGGCTTTGGACCGTGGTCAGTGCGCTGCAGATGGGTGCGTCCGTTCCCACGATTTATGCCGCTCTAAATGGACGGGTGATGAGCTCGATGAAGGACCAACGCGTCAAGGCGGAGACCATCCTCAAGGGGCCAGCCATTGCACCTTTTGCGATGGGCACTCCTGCCGACGGTATGGGCCCGTTGATGGATGCCATGGTTCTGGCATGCATGGCCAGTTACGCCCAGGGTATGGAGCTGTTGCGGATCGCGT contains these protein-coding regions:
- the gndA gene encoding NADP-dependent phosphogluconate dehydrogenase, giving the protein MSKAHFGLIGLGVMGENLVLNAERNGFSSVVYNRTYAKTEEFLAGAGAGKDIQGATDLQDFVNKLQHPRRILMMVKAGAPVDAVIQQISPYLEKGDLLIDGGNSEYHDTERRVAELESKSFGFIGMGVSGGAKGALEGPSMMPGGTKASYDAIESLVTKMAAQVEDGPCVTYIGPGGSGHFVKTVHNGIEYGIEQILAEGYDLMKRVGGMNGTQMADVFKHWNSTEELASYLVEITEVCLRTKDPETGSDLVELIQDKAGQKGTGLWTVVSALQMGASVPTIYAALNGRVMSSMKDQRVKAETILKGPAIAPFAMGTPADGMGPLMDAMVLACMASYAQGMELLRIASAEHNYNLHMPSIAQIWKGGCIIRARLLKRIQDAFNADPQLPNLLIDPWFADQVNRRLPGLAQVVAGAAQAGIPVPCLSSTLDYINSYRTSRLPQNLVQAMRDCFGSHTYERIDKDGIFHTEWLD
- a CDS encoding AbrB family transcriptional regulator, with translation MLTGSELLAKVKDLGDVSKTDLATACGYVSEKKDGSQRVNFTAFYEALLNAKGIDLGTGSAGVGKGGRKLSYIAKVQGNGNLLIGKAYTAMLDLQPGDEFDIKLGRKQIRLIPVGGSEEDE
- the glpX gene encoding class II fructose-bisphosphatase, which codes for MDQTLIQEILEIVEQAAIASASLSGKGLKDEADALAVDAMRKRMNQIQMQGRIVIGEGERDEAPMLYIGEEVGTGTGPGVDFAVDPCEGTNLCAFNQRGSMAVLAASDRGGLFNAPDFYMKKLAAPPAAKGKVDIRKSATENIKILSECLGLPVDELNIVVMDRARHKDLIAEIRATGARIQPISDGDVQAAIACGFAGTGTHCLMGIGAAPEGVISAAAMRALGGHFQGQLVYDPAIAQTSEWADMTKEGNLARLAEMGIADPDKVYEAEELACGEHVCFAGSGITDGLLFNGVKFEKDCTRTSSLVISNLDNTCRFTNTVHIKDGAQSIALS
- a CDS encoding glucose-1-phosphate adenylyltransferase, with protein sequence MKRVLAIILGGGAGTRLYPLTKMRAKPAVPLAGKYRLIDIPISNCINSSITKMYVLTQFNSASLNRHLSQTYDLSAGFGQGFVEVLAAQQTPESPSWFEGTADAVRKYQWLFQEWDVDEYLILSGDQLYRMDYSLFVEHHRKSGADLTVAALPVDPQQAEAFGLMRTDEHGTIQEFREKPKGDSLKEMAVDTSRFGLSPESAQSKPYLASMGIYVFSRKALFDLLNDHPTYKDFGKEVIPEALSKGMSLKSYVFDDYWEDIGTIGAFYEANLALTQQPKPPFSFYDEDFPIYTRPRYLPPSKVGDSQIIDSIIGEGSIIKSCSVNHCVLGIRSRIENSVVVQDSLVMGSDFYESTQEREELRRNGGIPLGVGEGSTVKRAILDKNTRIGRNVTIINKDNVEEADRPELGFYIRNGIVVVCKNATIPDGMVI
- the rpe gene encoding ribulose-phosphate 3-epimerase, with the translated sequence MSTKPLVISPSILSADFARLGEEVKAVDQAGADWIHVDVMDGRFVPNITIGPLIVEALRPVTQKPLDVHLMIVEPEKYVPDFAKAGADIISVQVEACPHLHRNLAQIKDLGKMAGAVLNPSTPIDTLEYCLELCDLVLIMSVNPGFGGQSFIENQVQKIRDLRRMCDEKGLDPWIEVDGGIKGANAWKVIEAGANAIVSGSGVFNQPDYAAAIQGIRDSKRS
- a CDS encoding Nif11-like leader peptide family natural product precursor encodes the protein MVMTTPLATVVHFASSVMSDEQLKAFLDKAQVDARLRQKLQLASDADAVIALAVEAGFATSLEQLNRPHSVRTELPDDLLEGVAAGVSRDRWQPGF
- a CDS encoding glutamyl-tRNA reductase, translated to MHIAVVGLSHRTAPVEVREKLSIPEQSMETSLQALRGHEQVLEASILSTCNRLEIYTLVRHPDLGISAVRDFLSGHSGLATDDLSPHLFAFHHHEAVDHLLKVSAGLDSLVLGEGQILSQVKKMMRIGQEHKSIGPILNRLLTQAVSTGKRVRSETNLSTGAVSVSSAAVELAQLKLGQSRGLDELVSLESEQVAVVGAGRMSRLLLQHLQAKGCSGVVLLNRTRERALGLAADFPGLPVQCRTLEDLDHCLSTCSLVFTSTAAEDPIIDAARLNQLNRRSSLRLIDIGVPRNIAADVKGISGVEAHDVDDLQEVVARNQEARQKVAREAQGLLDEESRLFLEWWDSLEAVPTINRLRASLEQIRTEELQKALSRMGPDFSARERKVVEALTKGMLNKILHTPVTQLRSPQPRPQRQEALRVVERVFQLESDSAAS